Part of the Shewanella eurypsychrophilus genome is shown below.
GAACTATCATGGCTTATTGGTTCGAAGAGCCCTACGAATCATTTGATGAGTTAGAGGCGTTATACGGCAAGCATATCCATGATAAAACAGAACGTCGATTTATTGCTGAAGACAGTGATAAGCAGATCATTGGATTAGTAGAGCTTGTCGAGATTAATAACATTCACCGTAGTGCTGAATTTCAAATTATTATTTCGCCAGAGTTTCAGGGCAAAGGGTACGCACGAACTTTGATCAACAAGGCCCTCAACTATGCATTTACTATCTTGAACCTGCATAAAGTCTATCTGCATGTGGCAATAGAAAATGAACGTGCGATTCACCTTTATCAAAAGTGCGGCTTCATTGAAGAGGGGCACCTAGTCAAAGAGATCTTCATCAACGGCCAATACCGAGACGTTAAACGCATGTACATACTTCAAGAGAACAAGCCTGAATCTGTGAGCTAAACAAGTGCCAAGTTCGCCTAATAATAAAGAGCTTGTAGCCAACTTCTATCGGGTTTGTCTATCTTCATCACTGAAATCGAAGAAGCAAATACCCATGTGTGAACGCGGCTGTGACCTTCGG
Proteins encoded:
- the speG gene encoding spermidine N1-acetyltransferase; its protein translation is MSSEIRLRALERTDLRFIHQLNNNRTIMAYWFEEPYESFDELEALYGKHIHDKTERRFIAEDSDKQIIGLVELVEINNIHRSAEFQIIISPEFQGKGYARTLINKALNYAFTILNLHKVYLHVAIENERAIHLYQKCGFIEEGHLVKEIFINGQYRDVKRMYILQENKPESVS